Genomic segment of Arachis stenosperma cultivar V10309 chromosome 4, arast.V10309.gnm1.PFL2, whole genome shotgun sequence:
GTATATGAATTGTGAATAGCTCAGCAATCCAAGCATAGATAAGAAGAGGTTGAAGCACACACAGTGAACAAAGCAAAAGAGGAATCCACCATGGAGAAGAACAAGAATGACATGAGCAAGAGCATTCACGACATACTCCCTCTTGACCTGATTCACAGAATCCTACTGCGGGTGCCGATCAGACATCTCGCTCGCCTCAGGTGTGTTTCCAAGCTCTGGTGCTCTCTAATTTCCGATCCAGAATTTGCGGAATCGCATATTCACCTCTCTCTCGCACCGACCCATGCATGCCTCCTTGTTCACCTAAAAGACTCCACGGAAGCTTACCTTGTTCACCTAGAAGAAGTATTTAATGGCGATAATTACCAAGTGAAAGAGGTATCTTTGCCTTTCAAGAAGAAGCCACCTTCTAAGTTCTTTGTCATGGGATCCTGCAGAGGGTTTGTTCTCTTAAACCGACAGCCATATTTTTTTGTAGTATGGAATCCACTCACCGGATTCAGAAAAAGAATATCTTACTCTTGTCTGGTTCATCGTAGTAAGCTCAGGCGGTTAAATTTTCCGCGTGATGCGCGTCTGTATGGATTTGGTTATGATGCGTCACGGGATGACTACTTAGTTGTTGTAGCTTCGCAGGATGGTTACTGCCAACACTTAGATTGCTTGTCCTTGAGAACCAATTCATGGATTAATCTTGATGCTGCACTCCCCGAATCATTGGGTTTTATGAAGCGGCAATCTCCTGGGTTGTTCTTGAATGGCTCTATTCATTGGTTGTGTTACTCTCTTCAAGAAGGTTACAGTGAAAGTCTTCTTATATTTGATTTGAAGGAAAGAAGTTTCTCAAAGATATCTTTGCCCGAGCAACTCATAATGCATGGTTCTGCCACAATTGTCACACTAGGAGGGTGTCTAGCCTTGTATTATCAGGACGATGTTGTTGAACGTAAAACAAGCATATGGGTGATGAAAGAATACAAAGTGAACTCATCTTGGACTTTGTATGAGATTCCTTGTTTAAAGTTTGAGCCTCTATGCTTATCCAATGGTAGTGACATTATGGCACTAGATCCTACTGCGGTATCTGGACCATTAAAGTTTGCCAAATATAATATCAGAGAAGAGCTGCTCCAACATTTTACATGTCTTCATCTTCGACAAGATCTATACTTGTTTGCAAGTTGCACTGTTTATACAGAGAGTCTCTTGCTACTCCCTAGTGATATATAGTAAGCATAAGGATAAGAAGAACAATAATGTTATTTAGTTATTCtgcttttttaaattttagttttttattttaaaaaatagagtGAAATCTCTTACCATTAAATactttttttgttatatatttttgtatctACCTATAAAGTAAATGATAATGAGCTATAGTTTCATAAGTTCAATTTGAAAAGGAGTGGTATCtctaaaaattaaactttttagATGGTTTTGTGCTAGTTGGTAGAGTTAATACCAAAGAGAGGTTGAGTAGATTAGGCGTTATTATTCACAATGATAATATATGTGTACTGTGCAAGAAGGAGATAGAATCTattcattatttatttcttCTATGTGAACTAACATGGCAGGTGTGGTGCACTTGGTTGAGGTCTTTTGGTAGAGTTTGGGCTATTCTTAGAATCATGAGAGAACTGTTTGAGAGTTGGACTGGCATGCACATTCGAAAACAAGAATAGAATATGTGGTTGACTGGATTCTTTGCAgtgatttgaaaaatttgattGGAACGTAATGACAAGATTTTCAATAATAAGAAAGCAGTTGTTGaaatcatgtttttgagctacaAAAAATAGATTGGCAGTGATCCTTTTGGTTATTGATGACAATGCTAAAAATGACAGATTTATGAATTTTGTATGCAGTACTGCATGTTGTCTGATTTGTGACAAGATTTTCAATAATAAGAAAGCAGTTGTTgagatcatgtttttgagctacaAAAAATAGATTGGCAGTGATCTTTTTGGTTGTTGATGACAATGCTAAAAATGACAGATTTATGAATTTTGTATGCAGTACTGCATGTTGTCTGATTTGTTTGGCTCCACTCTAATGTGTTAAGCTTTTTTtgcttcaaaaaaaaaatacttttaagttAAAAATTTCTTTAAGTTTGGAATTTTAAATTACTTTGAAAACAAAAGACTAAAAGAAGGAAGGGTCAGATTTGGATTGGCAATTCCAAAAAAACAGCAGaagtttttttgttttgaattaTGAAAAGTTATTATATGCGTGTTTGgtattatttgaaaaaaatttttaactttttgaaaagttaatttacagcttttaaaaaaatagaaatatattATTTCTCCTTCTTTATAAGTTATTCTGtcatttcttaaaaaaatttactttaaaataaaaaaatatacttttatttttaactttgtGAAAATGTTTTCTATTTC
This window contains:
- the LOC130975905 gene encoding F-box protein CPR1-like, yielding MEKNKNDMSKSIHDILPLDLIHRILLRVPIRHLARLRCVSKLWCSLISDPEFAESHIHLSLAPTHACLLVHLKDSTEAYLVHLEEVFNGDNYQVKEVSLPFKKKPPSKFFVMGSCRGFVLLNRQPYFFVVWNPLTGFRKRISYSCLVHRSKLRRLNFPRDARLYGFGYDASRDDYLVVVASQDGYCQHLDCLSLRTNSWINLDAALPESLGFMKRQSPGLFLNGSIHWLCYSLQEGYSESLLIFDLKERSFSKISLPEQLIMHGSATIVTLGGCLALYYQDDVVERKTSIWVMKEYKVNSSWTLYEIPCLKFEPLCLSNGSDIMALDPTAVSGPLKFAKYNIREELLQHFTCLHLRQDLYLFASCTVYTESLLLLPSDI